One genomic window of Marinobacter adhaerens HP15 includes the following:
- a CDS encoding ABC transporter permease, producing the protein MKARLALTLALASLWHRKRVLALVCLTLTLSVSLLLGIQYLRTEVKQSFTSTINGTDLIIGARSGQLNLLLYTVFHIGDATNNIRWSTYQGLKQDNRLAWLIPISLGDSYRGNRVVATDENFFKHFRYGRDLPLELDEGQWFEGVFDVVLGAGVARSLAHQVGEQIVLSHGGGRTSFSNHEDTPFTVTGILAPTGTPVDQAVYISLDGMEAMHVGWESGVAIPGRTITPEQAKGRDFTPDAITAVFVGIDRQILTFRIQREINQFAGEPLSAILPGVALSELWRLMGQFERALLGITGFVVVTSLIGLIAVLLTLQAQRAHEIAVLRATGASPALIASLYILECVALALAACVMALALGMAGLALSSPWLLANYGLQIELRPLTPEEWTLMALVPVAAFTVALIPAFNTWRQSRRLGFGEAADQ; encoded by the coding sequence ATGAAAGCACGCCTGGCCCTGACACTCGCCCTGGCCAGCCTCTGGCACCGGAAAAGAGTACTGGCCCTGGTGTGCCTGACCCTGACCCTGAGCGTTTCCCTGTTGCTGGGCATCCAATACCTCCGCACGGAGGTCAAGCAGTCCTTCACCAGCACCATCAACGGTACAGACCTGATCATCGGCGCCCGAAGTGGCCAGTTGAACCTGCTGTTGTACACCGTGTTTCATATTGGCGATGCCACCAACAACATTCGCTGGTCGACCTATCAGGGCCTGAAACAGGATAACCGCCTGGCCTGGCTGATTCCGATTTCCCTGGGAGACAGCTACCGGGGTAATCGTGTGGTCGCCACAGATGAGAACTTTTTCAAGCACTTCCGCTACGGCCGCGACCTGCCCCTCGAACTGGATGAAGGCCAGTGGTTTGAAGGCGTCTTTGATGTAGTGTTGGGTGCCGGCGTTGCCCGCTCGCTGGCGCATCAGGTGGGTGAGCAGATCGTGCTATCCCATGGCGGTGGACGCACCAGTTTCTCCAACCACGAAGACACGCCGTTTACCGTCACCGGCATACTGGCGCCCACTGGCACGCCGGTGGACCAGGCCGTGTATATCAGCCTGGATGGCATGGAGGCCATGCACGTAGGCTGGGAATCCGGGGTCGCCATCCCCGGACGGACAATCACACCGGAGCAGGCAAAGGGCCGAGATTTCACACCCGATGCCATTACCGCCGTGTTCGTTGGTATCGACCGGCAAATCCTGACCTTCCGCATACAGCGGGAAATCAACCAGTTTGCCGGCGAGCCGCTCTCGGCCATACTTCCGGGAGTCGCCCTCAGTGAACTCTGGCGGCTGATGGGCCAGTTTGAGCGAGCACTACTGGGCATAACCGGTTTTGTCGTGGTAACCAGCCTGATCGGACTGATTGCCGTACTTCTGACCCTCCAGGCCCAGCGGGCCCATGAAATTGCGGTGCTGCGGGCAACCGGTGCCTCTCCGGCGTTGATTGCCTCACTTTACATCCTCGAGTGCGTGGCTCTTGCCCTTGCCGCCTGCGTGATGGCTTTGGCCCTTGGCATGGCGGGCCTTGCACTGTCGAGCCCATGGTTACTGGCCAACTATGGCCTGCAGATTGAGCTTCGCCCATTAACGCCCGAGGAATGGACGTTAATGGCCCTGGTTCCGGTTGCCGCCTTCACCGTGGCGCTGATACCCGCCTTCAACACATGGCGCCAGAGCCGCCGGCTGGGCTTTGGCGAGGCAGCAGATCAGTGA
- a CDS encoding TIGR02449 family protein gives MEQSEVQALADKLDRLIERCQKLERDNATLRELQDDWNRERAQLVQKNDHAKHKIEAMISRLRALEHH, from the coding sequence ATGGAACAGTCCGAAGTACAGGCATTAGCGGACAAGCTGGACAGGCTGATTGAACGCTGTCAGAAACTTGAGCGGGACAACGCCACATTGCGGGAACTGCAGGACGACTGGAACCGGGAACGGGCCCAGCTGGTGCAGAAGAACGATCACGCGAAGCACAAGATCGAAGCAATGATCAGCCGCCTTAGGGCCCTGGAGCATCACTGA
- a CDS encoding cell division protein ZapA produces MAQQSTTVEVKILDKEYLVACPEEEQEALLRAARHLDSKMREIRAGGKVFGTERIAVMAALNITHELLERDTMSDATSTLLRAMDNKLDGALGDGSGR; encoded by the coding sequence ATGGCACAGCAATCCACCACGGTTGAGGTGAAAATCCTCGACAAGGAATACCTGGTCGCCTGCCCCGAGGAAGAACAGGAGGCACTGCTGCGTGCCGCCCGACATCTGGACAGCAAAATGCGGGAAATCCGCGCCGGCGGCAAGGTTTTTGGTACCGAGCGCATTGCTGTAATGGCCGCTCTCAACATTACCCACGAACTGCTCGAGCGCGACACCATGTCCGATGCCACCAGCACCTTGCTGCGAGCCATGGACAACAAACTGGACGGAGCGCTGGGTGATGGCTCCGGTCGTTAA
- a CDS encoding 5-formyltetrahydrofolate cyclo-ligase: MSQFIEPQPFQSHPDTLSRSELRKRLRQNRRDLSAEKQQQAAEHLALNLLKNPDLHRARHIAIYLPNDGEIDPHVYLDIARRKGIRFYLPVLHPIHEGRLVFSPYYDGVELTANRFGIPEPGFSKGLRRPAWALDAVLFPLVGFDEQGGRLGMGGGFYDRTFAFSRIRPRLAPKLIGLAHDFQKVKKLPIEPWDVPLHSVVTDKRRYRFSG; this comes from the coding sequence TTGAGCCAGTTTATCGAGCCTCAACCGTTCCAGTCCCACCCTGATACCCTGTCGCGCAGTGAACTTCGCAAACGCCTGCGGCAGAATCGTCGCGACCTGAGCGCTGAAAAACAGCAACAGGCCGCCGAGCACCTGGCCCTCAATCTGCTGAAGAATCCAGACCTGCACCGGGCCCGGCACATTGCCATTTATCTGCCCAACGACGGCGAAATTGATCCCCACGTATACTTGGACATCGCCCGGCGCAAGGGCATCCGCTTCTACCTGCCGGTGCTCCATCCGATTCATGAAGGCAGGCTGGTGTTCAGCCCCTACTACGACGGCGTGGAACTCACCGCCAACCGGTTTGGCATCCCCGAGCCAGGATTCAGCAAAGGCCTGCGGCGCCCGGCCTGGGCACTGGATGCAGTACTGTTTCCGTTAGTGGGGTTTGACGAACAGGGCGGAAGACTGGGGATGGGGGGAGGCTTTTACGACAGAACGTTTGCCTTCAGCCGGATACGGCCAAGGCTGGCGCCAAAGCTGATTGGCCTGGCCCACGATTTCCAGAAAGTTAAGAAACTGCCAATAGAGCCCTGGGACGTGCCCCTTCACAGCGTAGTGACCGATAAGCGACGTTACCGGTTCAGCGGCTGA
- the ilvA gene encoding threonine ammonia-lyase, biosynthetic, translating to MPQRYIKKILDARVYDVAIETPLTEARSLSKRFGNNILLKREDLQPVFSFKIRGAYNRIAQLSEEQKAKGVICASAGNHAQGVALAAKNLGIKAVIVMPQTTPEIKVRSVRDHGAKVVLKGDAFDEAAAHAQELIAKHGYTYIPPYDDPDVIAGQGTVAMEIMWQFSKPIHAIFICVGGGGLIAGMAAYIKYLRPEIKVIGVEPEDSNCLQAAMKAGKRVVLDEVGIFADGVAVKQIGKYPWEICKDHVDEVITVSTDEICAAIKDVFEDTRSIAEPAGALGVAGIKKYIEREKVEGENLIATLSGANMNFDRLRYISERTEVGEKREAILAVTIPEKPGAFKTFINALHKRSITEFNYRYADATNATIFVGIQIAAGGHGREDLVQDLRESGYSVVDLTDSDLAKQHIRHMVGGHAPTITNEKVFQFEFPERPGALLKFLMSLGTRWNISMFHYRNHGAAYSRVLLGAQVDDHEVQDFEKMLDKVGFRYENMTDNEAYQLFLGQGNARSS from the coding sequence ATGCCGCAACGCTACATCAAGAAGATTCTCGATGCGCGCGTCTATGACGTGGCCATCGAAACACCCCTGACTGAAGCCCGCAGTCTGTCCAAGCGCTTTGGCAACAATATTCTGCTCAAGCGTGAAGATCTTCAGCCGGTGTTTTCCTTCAAGATTCGTGGTGCCTATAACCGGATTGCGCAGCTTTCCGAGGAGCAGAAGGCCAAGGGTGTCATCTGTGCCTCGGCGGGAAATCATGCCCAGGGTGTGGCGCTGGCTGCCAAGAATCTCGGGATCAAGGCGGTAATTGTGATGCCGCAGACCACGCCGGAGATCAAAGTGCGTTCGGTACGGGATCACGGTGCCAAGGTGGTTCTCAAGGGCGATGCCTTCGACGAGGCGGCGGCCCACGCTCAGGAGTTGATCGCAAAGCACGGCTACACCTACATTCCGCCGTACGATGATCCCGATGTGATCGCCGGCCAGGGCACGGTGGCCATGGAAATTATGTGGCAGTTCAGCAAGCCGATCCACGCCATCTTCATCTGTGTTGGCGGCGGCGGGCTGATTGCCGGCATGGCCGCTTACATCAAGTATCTGCGCCCCGAGATCAAGGTGATTGGTGTCGAACCGGAGGACTCCAACTGCCTCCAGGCCGCCATGAAAGCGGGCAAGCGCGTGGTGCTCGATGAAGTGGGCATCTTTGCTGATGGAGTGGCAGTCAAGCAGATTGGTAAGTACCCCTGGGAGATCTGCAAGGACCACGTGGACGAGGTGATCACCGTATCCACCGACGAAATCTGCGCGGCCATCAAGGATGTGTTCGAGGATACCCGATCCATTGCCGAGCCGGCCGGTGCCCTGGGTGTGGCCGGCATCAAGAAATACATCGAGCGCGAGAAAGTCGAGGGCGAGAACCTGATTGCCACCCTGAGCGGTGCCAACATGAACTTCGACCGTCTGCGCTACATCTCCGAACGCACGGAAGTGGGCGAGAAACGCGAGGCCATCCTGGCGGTGACCATTCCGGAGAAACCGGGCGCCTTCAAGACCTTCATCAACGCCCTGCACAAGCGCAGCATCACCGAGTTCAATTACCGCTACGCCGATGCTACCAATGCCACGATTTTCGTTGGCATCCAGATTGCCGCGGGTGGCCACGGCCGCGAGGATCTGGTTCAGGATCTTCGGGAGAGCGGATACTCGGTGGTCGATTTAACCGACAGCGATCTGGCCAAGCAGCACATCCGTCACATGGTGGGCGGTCACGCGCCTACCATCACCAACGAAAAGGTGTTCCAGTTCGAGTTCCCGGAGCGTCCGGGGGCGTTGCTGAAGTTCCTGATGTCTCTTGGTACCCGCTGGAATATCTCCATGTTCCACTACCGCAACCACGGTGCAGCCTACAGCCGTGTTCTGCTGGGCGCCCAGGTGGACGACCACGAGGTGCAGGACTTCGAGAAAATGCTCGACAAGGTCGGTTTCCGCTATGAAAACATGACGGATAATGAGGCCTATCAGTTGTTTCTCGGGCAGGGTAACGCCCGGTCCTCCTAG
- the rpiA gene encoding ribose-5-phosphate isomerase RpiA — protein sequence MNQDELKKAVAKAAIDYIAPRLDSESVIGVGTGSTANFFIDMLAEFKTEFDGAVASSEATAERLKSHGIPVYDLNSAGELEFYVDGADETNDRLELIKGGGAALTREKIVAAVAKTFICIADDSKMVGILGKFPLPVEVIPMARSHVGREIVKLGGDPVYREGVVTDNGNIIIDVHNMDISQPIRVEEKLNNIVGVVTNGLFALRRADLLLLGTKDGVKSISSEGA from the coding sequence ATGAACCAGGACGAACTGAAAAAAGCCGTCGCCAAAGCCGCCATTGATTACATTGCTCCTCGTCTTGATAGCGAGAGCGTGATCGGTGTGGGCACCGGTAGCACGGCCAATTTCTTCATCGACATGCTCGCGGAATTCAAGACCGAGTTTGACGGCGCCGTTGCCAGCTCGGAGGCCACCGCCGAGCGTCTGAAAAGCCACGGCATCCCGGTTTACGACCTTAACAGTGCCGGAGAACTGGAGTTCTACGTGGATGGCGCTGACGAAACCAACGACCGCCTGGAACTGATCAAAGGCGGCGGTGCCGCGCTGACCCGGGAAAAAATCGTGGCCGCGGTTGCCAAGACCTTCATCTGCATTGCCGATGACTCCAAGATGGTCGGCATATTGGGCAAATTCCCTCTTCCGGTAGAGGTCATCCCCATGGCCCGGAGCCATGTTGGCCGGGAAATCGTGAAACTGGGCGGTGACCCGGTCTATCGGGAAGGGGTAGTGACCGACAACGGCAACATTATCATCGACGTCCACAACATGGACATTTCCCAACCGATCCGGGTCGAAGAAAAACTCAACAACATCGTCGGCGTGGTCACCAATGGCCTGTTCGCCCTCCGCCGCGCTGATCTCCTGCTGCTGGGAACCAAGGACGGCGTGAAAAGCATCTCCAGCGAAGGCGCCTGA
- a CDS encoding acyl-CoA dehydrogenase family protein, whose translation MSEYFNETHQQVRATARKFIETHVLPHIDDWEEAGEFHRDLYKKAGDAGLLGIGFPEALGGIGEGDIFLKVAVSEELMRSTSGGLVAGLGSLDIGLPPVARWAKKDIREQIVPPVLRGEKIAALAVTEPGGGSDVANLKTRAVRDGDHYIVNGSKTFITSGMRADHYTVAVRTGGEGHGGISLLLIDRDMPGFSTGKKLRKMGWWASDTAELFFEDCRVPADRLIGAENAGFIAIMSNFLFERLSLAIMAYMTAQLAYEAALEYTQQRTAFGRNITGFQVTRHKLVDMATQIDVAREYTYRCAALMQAGKNPIKEVAMAKNFSVDVCEKVTREAVQLFGGMGYMRETVVERLYRDAKILSIGGGTTEIMKELIAKQIKL comes from the coding sequence GTGTCCGAATACTTCAACGAAACCCATCAGCAGGTCCGCGCGACCGCCCGCAAGTTCATCGAAACCCACGTATTGCCGCACATCGACGACTGGGAAGAAGCGGGTGAATTTCACCGGGATCTCTACAAAAAAGCCGGGGATGCAGGTTTGTTGGGCATTGGCTTTCCGGAAGCATTGGGGGGCATCGGGGAAGGCGACATTTTCCTGAAAGTAGCCGTTTCTGAAGAGCTTATGCGCTCCACATCAGGCGGCCTCGTCGCTGGCCTGGGGTCTCTGGATATCGGGCTGCCACCAGTCGCCAGATGGGCAAAAAAGGACATCCGTGAACAGATCGTGCCGCCGGTGCTGCGGGGCGAAAAAATTGCCGCCCTGGCAGTGACCGAACCCGGCGGAGGTTCCGATGTCGCCAACCTCAAAACCCGGGCCGTCCGCGACGGCGACCATTACATTGTAAACGGCAGCAAAACCTTCATCACCAGCGGCATGCGCGCCGACCACTACACCGTGGCCGTACGTACCGGCGGCGAGGGCCATGGAGGCATCAGCCTGTTGTTGATCGACCGGGACATGCCCGGATTCTCCACCGGCAAGAAACTGCGAAAAATGGGCTGGTGGGCCAGCGATACCGCCGAGCTGTTTTTCGAGGACTGCCGCGTGCCGGCCGACCGCCTGATCGGCGCCGAAAACGCCGGCTTCATCGCCATCATGAGCAATTTCCTGTTCGAGCGTCTCAGCCTGGCCATCATGGCCTACATGACCGCCCAACTGGCCTACGAAGCGGCGCTGGAATACACCCAACAACGCACGGCGTTCGGCCGCAATATCACGGGCTTCCAGGTGACCCGCCACAAGCTTGTGGATATGGCGACCCAGATCGACGTAGCCCGGGAATACACCTACCGCTGCGCCGCCCTGATGCAGGCGGGCAAAAACCCCATCAAGGAAGTGGCGATGGCCAAGAACTTCTCGGTGGATGTCTGCGAAAAGGTCACCCGGGAAGCAGTGCAGCTGTTCGGTGGCATGGGGTACATGCGGGAAACCGTCGTCGAGCGCCTCTATCGTGACGCCAAGATTCTCTCCATCGGCGGCGGCACCACCGAGATCATGAAGGAGCTCATTGCCAAGCAGATCAAGCTCTGA
- the ppa gene encoding inorganic diphosphatase: MQFDNIPAGKNPPEDIYVAIEIPANSSPVKYELDKDMGALLVDRFMATPMFYPANYGFIPHTLADDGDPLDVLVVTPYPIQAGSVIRCRPVGVLNMEDEAGGDAKLVAVPHDKLTTTYHDVKEIDDLPELLRDQIKHFFENYKTLEPGKWVKVQGWDNADAAKKAIVDSVNAYKG; encoded by the coding sequence ATGCAATTCGACAACATCCCCGCAGGCAAGAACCCGCCTGAAGACATCTACGTTGCTATCGAAATCCCGGCCAACAGCTCCCCGGTGAAGTACGAACTGGACAAAGACATGGGCGCCCTGCTGGTAGACCGGTTCATGGCGACCCCCATGTTCTACCCGGCCAACTACGGTTTCATCCCGCACACCCTGGCCGACGACGGTGACCCCCTGGACGTACTGGTTGTAACCCCCTACCCGATCCAGGCCGGTTCCGTGATTCGCTGCCGCCCGGTGGGTGTGCTGAACATGGAAGACGAAGCCGGTGGTGACGCCAAGCTGGTTGCAGTTCCCCATGACAAGCTGACCACCACCTACCATGACGTGAAGGAAATTGACGATCTGCCCGAGCTGCTGCGCGACCAGATCAAACATTTCTTCGAGAACTACAAGACGCTCGAGCCCGGCAAGTGGGTAAAAGTGCAAGGCTGGGACAACGCCGACGCCGCCAAAAAAGCCATCGTGGATTCCGTGAACGCCTACAAAGGCTGA
- a CDS encoding DUF2333 family protein → MPGKIRQYFKDKKDDVQDYAGGSGVIGKLILALVVVYLLVALVLGMIWSSEPDTFSVREHTRSVANTMEREPITGFATTVTMIRIAETLLDKPGGYISNDIFPPGLWLDNMPNWEYGVLVQLRDLSRAMRKDISRSQSQSAEDRDLTIAEPQFHFDSESWAIPSTEAEYRRGITALKRYLDRLSSPEQADAQFFARADNLSNWLADLETRLGSLSRTLGESVGKASVSDSVITMNSGDPLAEEATGEDVKTPWTKIDDVFYEARGSSWALLHIFRAIEVDFRKVLQDKNAMASVRQVIIELEGAQGEMWSPVILNGSGFGVLANHSLTMAAYLSRANSAISDMRDLLSRG, encoded by the coding sequence ATGCCAGGCAAAATCAGACAGTACTTCAAGGACAAGAAAGACGATGTTCAGGATTATGCCGGTGGCAGCGGCGTAATTGGCAAACTGATTCTGGCGTTGGTTGTGGTCTACCTGCTGGTGGCGCTGGTGCTCGGCATGATCTGGAGCAGCGAGCCGGACACTTTCTCGGTGCGCGAGCACACGAGGTCGGTGGCCAACACCATGGAAAGGGAGCCGATTACCGGCTTTGCCACCACGGTCACCATGATTCGTATCGCAGAAACTCTGTTAGACAAGCCTGGTGGCTATATTTCCAACGACATTTTCCCGCCAGGACTGTGGCTGGATAACATGCCCAACTGGGAGTACGGCGTTCTGGTTCAGCTTCGGGATCTTTCGCGCGCCATGCGCAAGGACATCAGCCGCTCGCAAAGCCAGTCCGCGGAAGATCGGGATCTGACGATCGCCGAGCCCCAGTTCCATTTCGACAGCGAGAGCTGGGCAATCCCGTCTACCGAGGCCGAGTACCGTCGGGGTATTACCGCTCTGAAGCGTTACCTTGACCGGCTGTCGAGCCCGGAACAGGCCGACGCCCAGTTTTTTGCTCGAGCGGATAACCTGAGCAACTGGCTGGCAGACCTGGAGACTCGCCTGGGGAGTCTGTCCCGTACCCTTGGTGAGAGTGTAGGCAAGGCATCGGTATCAGATTCCGTGATCACCATGAATTCCGGTGATCCTCTTGCTGAGGAAGCGACCGGAGAAGATGTGAAGACACCCTGGACCAAGATTGATGACGTTTTCTATGAGGCCCGCGGCAGCTCCTGGGCGCTTCTGCACATCTTCCGGGCAATTGAAGTGGATTTCCGGAAAGTGCTGCAGGACAAGAACGCCATGGCCAGCGTACGGCAGGTGATCATCGAGCTTGAGGGCGCTCAGGGCGAAATGTGGAGCCCGGTGATTCTCAATGGCAGCGGCTTTGGCGTACTGGCCAACCACTCGCTGACCATGGCTGCCTACCTTTCCCGCGCCAACTCGGCGATCAGTGACATGCGGGACCTGTTGTCCCGGGGTTGA
- a CDS encoding bifunctional diguanylate cyclase/phosphodiesterase translates to MARKHIPLKQTQQGAVTLRTLLLVLTGSLLVTLLVAVFITSYGYFRDYVSDQLAGHARDGATAIGLSLSNAIDGRDPVASASLIDAVFDSGRYLSVSYLNHQGEQVAGRAMTLNKVAVPAWFRDLADLPLPVAEAEVVRGWSRLGTVQVISHPGRAYEDLWRITVGLTASTAVIGGIGLFAVFLLLRRTLRPLHALEDQAKALGQRDFRRRVSIKSTREINQVTDAMNRMADDLGQLFEGQAKLIQHLRRVNNEDSVTGLASRSAFDQRLKVEVESEEKAAPGILMLIQLADFSGYNQAYGRSEADRLLLRVATWIGEFVMQHAGSFAGRRTGAEFAIFLPGAMPADAGVWCRQLVTDLDGVYADLASPMDTSVHAGLARTLEGRGARDLMAAADEALRAAQSRAESGCHLADPEKDGHHNLETWRVIISQAIRRQALSLWLQPMVNEGRLMPVYHQVFSRIDSAEGALKAGTFVPMAERFGLISELDRLLVQRVLDRLKQSPDQPLAVSLGNASVASEAFRTDLLDQLRQAGSPARNLWIGISEQAIHHHRTAVGLLVRALGRLGVPVLVDRFGVGGVPFSYLRNLRFQALRIDNSFIHNIDTHEDNRFYLESVVAIAHSRGVKVFATGVETAAEYSVLCKLGIDGAMGYHLGRPFAADNQQTGD, encoded by the coding sequence ATGGCACGGAAGCACATCCCCCTGAAGCAGACGCAACAGGGTGCGGTCACATTGCGAACCCTGCTTCTGGTGTTGACCGGAAGTCTGCTGGTTACCCTGTTGGTTGCGGTGTTTATCACCAGCTACGGTTATTTCCGGGACTATGTCTCGGATCAGCTGGCAGGTCATGCCCGTGACGGGGCCACGGCCATCGGGTTGTCCCTGTCCAATGCTATCGACGGCCGCGATCCGGTCGCCTCCGCCTCCCTCATTGATGCGGTGTTTGATAGTGGCCGCTACCTGTCAGTCAGCTATCTGAATCATCAGGGCGAGCAGGTTGCCGGTCGGGCCATGACGCTCAATAAAGTGGCTGTTCCCGCCTGGTTCCGCGACCTCGCAGATCTTCCGCTGCCAGTTGCCGAGGCAGAAGTCGTCCGTGGCTGGAGCCGTCTGGGAACCGTGCAGGTAATCAGCCATCCCGGTCGCGCCTATGAGGACCTCTGGCGAATCACCGTCGGGTTGACTGCCAGTACTGCCGTCATCGGGGGGATTGGACTGTTTGCGGTTTTCCTTCTGCTTCGTCGTACCCTGCGCCCGCTTCATGCACTGGAGGATCAGGCAAAGGCACTCGGGCAGCGGGATTTCAGGAGGCGGGTCTCTATCAAGTCGACCCGCGAGATCAATCAGGTGACCGACGCCATGAACCGGATGGCGGATGACCTCGGCCAGCTCTTCGAAGGCCAGGCGAAACTCATTCAGCACCTGCGCCGGGTAAACAACGAGGATTCGGTCACCGGGCTGGCCAGCAGGAGTGCCTTCGACCAGCGCCTGAAGGTGGAGGTGGAGTCCGAGGAAAAGGCGGCACCCGGAATTCTCATGCTGATTCAACTGGCCGACTTTTCGGGATATAACCAGGCCTATGGCCGGAGCGAGGCCGACCGGTTGCTGCTGAGGGTAGCAACCTGGATTGGCGAATTCGTCATGCAGCATGCCGGGTCGTTTGCCGGGCGCCGAACGGGCGCCGAATTTGCCATTTTTCTGCCCGGTGCGATGCCGGCTGATGCCGGTGTCTGGTGTCGTCAGTTGGTCACGGACCTCGATGGGGTATATGCAGATCTTGCTTCGCCGATGGACACCTCTGTTCATGCCGGGCTGGCGAGAACGCTTGAGGGTCGTGGTGCCCGGGATCTGATGGCGGCCGCGGACGAAGCATTGCGCGCTGCCCAGAGCAGGGCCGAGAGTGGCTGCCATCTGGCTGACCCTGAGAAAGACGGCCATCACAACCTCGAAACCTGGCGGGTGATTATCAGTCAGGCGATCCGCCGGCAGGCTCTGTCGCTGTGGCTCCAGCCCATGGTGAACGAGGGCCGGCTCATGCCGGTCTATCATCAGGTGTTTTCCCGGATCGATTCCGCCGAAGGGGCCTTGAAGGCAGGCACTTTTGTACCAATGGCTGAGCGTTTCGGGCTGATCTCGGAACTTGATCGTCTGCTGGTCCAGCGGGTGCTCGATCGCCTTAAACAGAGCCCGGATCAGCCGCTGGCGGTCTCGCTTGGCAATGCCTCCGTGGCCAGCGAGGCGTTTCGCACGGATTTGCTGGACCAGCTGCGGCAGGCTGGTTCGCCGGCACGGAATCTCTGGATCGGTATTTCAGAACAGGCAATCCATCACCACCGGACCGCGGTGGGCCTACTGGTCCGGGCGTTGGGGCGACTCGGTGTTCCGGTACTGGTCGACCGCTTCGGGGTGGGAGGCGTACCGTTCAGTTACCTGAGAAATCTGAGGTTTCAGGCCCTGCGTATCGACAACAGCTTCATCCACAATATCGACACCCATGAAGATAACCGCTTCTACCTTGAGTCTGTGGTGGCCATCGCTCACAGTCGTGGCGTGAAAGTCTTCGCCACAGGAGTGGAAACTGCCGCGGAATACTCGGTACTCTGTAAACTGGGTATCGACGGGGCCATGGGTTACCATCTGGGCAGGCCGTTTGCCGCTGACAATCAACAGACAGGGGATTAA